A genomic window from Silene latifolia isolate original U9 population chromosome Y, ASM4854445v1, whole genome shotgun sequence includes:
- the LOC141631752 gene encoding uncharacterized protein LOC141631752 yields MAMTNVLTISQLKYGVRFTQMNVRVVHKWSRPEFSNKNKKDDKKKLDAIELLFVDSRNDVIQATIRKQLISHFGSQLCVGGVYIIRNLTVDNNTGLDKATPHPYRLKFEYSTKVHSTNDPAIPISLYRFASFNDILEGKIPNTHYIDVIGKLYEIGPITETPNKFACRTIKLEDIQGTKLSCTLWDPFTIQIPDFISKLPNPEQSKVIVIQCVQTKKYEGNWRVQTTFNATVFQVHPDVPEVKDFEQSLSTPAASNSLQIIEVTNDDENDDMTFDSIKSINDIKENEKVSDPSDDLVYFVVFDSQVHQFVTQSTTEMLSKIEKSGGDPQDIPRDLEVFLDKSFVFKIYIHPKYNVDQGSTSYTVASTTDIAHKWHQRYTEIFKVIKELVVHSVDVEGEPSQTEENSPKITPQKRPFPVATLKSFDASSATKKIAIVKTEK; encoded by the exons ATGGCCATGACAAATGTTCTTACTATTAGTCAACTCAAGTATGGAGTTAGATTTACTCAAATGAATGTTAGGGTTGTTCACAAATGGTCCAGGCCAGAATTTAGCAACAAGAACAAGAAAGATGATAAGAAGAAACTCGATGCCATTGAACTATTATTTGTTGATTCACGG aaTGATGTTATCCAAGCTACTATTCGGAAACAATTAATTTCCCATTTCGGATCACAACTGTGTGTTGGTGGGGTGTACATCATTCGCAACTTAACAGTAGATAACAACACCGGCTTAGACAAGGCAACCCCTCATCCATACCGTTTAAAGTTTGAGTATTCAACAAAAGTTCATTCCACAAATGATCCAGCAATTCCAATAAGTCTATATCGATTTGCAAGTTTCAACGACATCTTGGAGGGTAAAATTCCGAATACACATTATATAG ATGTTATTGGAAAGTTGTATGAAATTGGTCCGATAACAGAAACTCCAAACAAATTTGCATGCCGTACAATTAAGCTTGAAGATATTCA GGGAACAAAGCTTTCATGCACATTATGGGATCCTTTCACGATTCAAATACCCGATTTCATTTCCAAACTGCCCAATCCAGAACAGTCAAAGGTCATTGTCATCCAATGTGTTCAAACAAAAAAATATGAAG GTAATTGGCGCGTCCAAACAACTTTCAATGCTACTGTTTTTCAAGTCCATCCCGACGTACCGGAAGTCAAAGATTTTGAGCAAAG TCTTTCCACTCCGGCCGCAAGCAACTCTTTGCAAATTATTGAGGTGACCAACGACGACGAAAATGATGACATGACATTTGATAGTATAAAGTCAATCAATGACATAAAAGAAAATGAGAAG GTTTCGGACCCCTCTGATGATTTGGTATATTTTGTTGTATTTGATAGTCAAGTTCATCAATTCGTCACTCAATCAACCACTGAGATGCTATCAAAAATTGAAAAG AGTGGTGGTGATCCACAAGACATACCTCGCGACCTAGAAGTGTTCCTTGACAAGTCATTTGTATTCAAGATTTATATACATCCTAAGTACAATGTGGATCAAGGTAGTACTAGCTATACCGTTGCCAGTACGACTGACATTGCGCATAAATGGCATCAAAGATATACTGAAATTTTCAAA GTCATCAAGGAGTTGGTTGTTCATAGTGTTGACGTCGAG GGGGAACCGTCCCAAACCGAAGAAAATAGCCCAAAGATAACTCCTCAGAAAAGGCCGTTCCCAGTTGCTACCCTTAAATCATTTGATGCAAGCTCTGCAACTAAGAAAATCGCTATTGTCAAGACGGAGAAGTGA
- the LOC141631753 gene encoding protein SUPPRESSOR OF K(+) TRANSPORT GROWTH DEFECT 1-like — MEKDVGHLVSKWMGESEKLVSNLFQMARESAPSIIFVDEIDSLCGQRGEGNESEASRRIKTELLVQMQGVGHNDEKVLVLAATNTPYALDQAIRRRFDKRIYIPLPDQKARQHMFKVHLGDTPHDLTESDFEFLGRKTEGFSGSDISVCVSDATNMLLFR; from the exons ATGGAGAAAGATGTGGGAC ACTTGGTCTCAAAGTGGATGGGGGAAAGTGAAAAGTTAGTCTCAAACCTTTTTCAGATGGCTCGCGAGAGTGCTCCCTCTATTATTTTCGTTGATGAAATAGATTCATTATGTGGTCAGAGAGGAGAGGGGAATGAAAGTGAAGCTTCCAGGCGTATAAAGACAGAGCTCCTAGTGCAAATGCAG GGTGTAGGACACAATGATGAGAAAGTTCTCGTTCTTGCTGCAACTAACACCCCATACGCTCTTGATCAG GCTATCCGACGGCGTTTTGACAAGCGTATATATATTCCACTACCAGACCAAAAGGCTCGTCAGCATATGTTCAAG GTTCATCTTGGAGACACTCCTCATGACTTGACTGAAAGTGACTTTGAATTCTTAGGCCGTAAAACAGAGGGGTTCTCTGGTTCAGATATATCAGTTTGTGTAAGTGACGCTACAAATATGTTACTGTTTCGTTGA